acacacgcacacacaaacacacacgcacacacttacctTGTGCCGTAGGAGCTTCCTTGACCACTCCCAACATGTCGTTAGTTAGAAGAGGAGAGCTGAAGTTCCGCTTGAAGGCTCCCGTCTGGCAGAGCACGgaaggacagagatagagaggacaacagagatagagaggacaacagagatagagaggacaacagagatagagaggacaACAGAGATGTATAAATAGACGTCTGTTCTCGACTGAATGAAATCCGAGTAGATGAAACCTGAATAATACAAAGGTCAGGTATTTTGTCCTCAGTAAATGGATAGTCCTGTGGTTTCTGGCGGGAAGGTGATCGGAATGGAGGCTTTTTAAgggttgtgtgtgactgtgtgtgttacatgcAGTGAGCGGACAAAACAGCGTTCTAAGTTTTCCCCATGTGTGTAACGTGTACACAAACATTCGTGTTCCTTCGTTACGTGTTCCTCCCCACGTGTTTCCATGGTGTCGGATGGGTGTCTGACTGTTCACTGTACATATGTGTTTGAAAATGAGTGtatattgtgtttttttgttgttgtgattttGCGTGGgtattacctgtgtgtgtttttgtttgtgtgtgtgggagagtttGAAGTGGATGGGTGGATGAACAAAGTGGACGTTGACAGGATATGACAGTCCTCACCAGAACATCCACCCTCTGGGTCACTGTGAGTTGAAGACCACATGTGATGCACGGATGGAGGTGGACTAGTAGAATGCGATTGCTGGCTGTGCTCTACCTTGCTTGAACTGTACCTGTTCATCTCTGCACATTTCTGATTATAGAAAGACACAGTTCTTACAATCCCCCGACTGGCTGCTACGAGTTTGGGCACACCAAAGTCATGATGTTGTCGTTTGACATGAAACTCAAAGTACCCTAGCAGCTATGGAAAGACGTTCCTTCCCCGCAGACATGAGAGGCTGCTTCAGATGTAGAAACAGAAACGAGCTGTTAAAAGTACTGTTTTTGACGGCAATGACGGCAAAGTTTTGGTATCCAGTTCCGTGGAATCTGTAAAACTTTCCTATTTAAAATAGCTCAGCAGactggtttgttttgttttgtgttctatTTTATTATATTCTATTCTATACGATGGCTGAAGAGCCATACCATgtacaaaaaaaagctttttcagAGGAGCTGCCAAAGTCTAAAATACGACTGAAAAGCCCTCTTCTCGTGCTCACTTTATCAAAATAAAGCTTCTCTTTCCGAGAACATAAATCATAAGGCATGCCAGCTCTCCTTCCTGGATCAGATTTATCTCTCGTTTACCCGGCACCTGAAACATAATAGATGTGTGAATGCCTCGGTGAGATTCTGATAAATGAGAGGCAGAGCCGAAGCCTGCCAGCGACCAGGCCTGAGGTGCACAGGGAAGGCAGGAGGGACTCATTCCAATATCTGGGCATTCTGCTCTTCATTGCAGGCTCACAACAGACACGTTCAAAATTAGGTGagagatttatttattttaaaccagATTAAGGGAATGATCtggaagggagacagaggggggggtctTACCCATGATTCACCactccctcaccctgacccctcaAGCCCAACTTGTACAGCACATCCCTTTTCTGAGGCTAGGACTGATTGCACCTTGGATGATTGTCCCTCTGAGGTAATTTAGTATGCCAGCCAGATGTTGAACTGATTGCGAATTTAGAATGCATGAGTCGACAAACACACTTTCACCCTGGTCTGACCTGGCACTCCACTTCTTATGGTTCAATTTGTGTGTTATATTGTACATGTGTTTGCTGTGAAAATATTAAGGGCCGTCCCTGTcaagaaatatattttttatgaattacgttgttattttatttcatttatttggTAAAGGGGGTGAAAATACCTAGCTTCTTAAATATTTGATTGTATTACTAAATGTAATACAAGTGAGGCTAAATGATGCTGTTCACAATGTTTACCATGAACCTCTCTATTGGTTAGTGTGTGTTGTTAATGAATCACTCTGCTTCCTTTAAGCTTTTAAAACAATACTTGTAAGCAGTTTGTATGTGTTAAATCAGTTTCAGTTTAGCTACATTCAATAGACAGGGCTACATCATCTGATGTTAAACATTCTCCCCATTCTCCCcatacacagccatcattgagtccatcctcacctcctccattaccacctggtacgctgctgccactgccaaggacaagggcaggctgcagcgtatcatccgcactgcagagaaggtgattggctgcaatctgccttccctcgaggacctgcacacctcgaggtccctgagaagagcgaggaagattgtggcggactcctcccaccctggacactccctgtttcagtcactcccctccggcagaaggctgcggtccatcaggaccaaaacctcacgccacacaaacagttttttcccttccgctgttggcctcctcaacaaggccaagagcccacactgactgaatgtcttaaaacgttatatttgcactacattcaattcctgttatattgtattttagattgtattttatactgtaaattggcaacttatattttattttattgtatattttattctaattgtattccacttagtattgctagtactccacttagtattgctagtttatgtatcattacacttagtattgctagtttatgtatccttagtatagttagacctcatttaaatttaagattcctatatgtttattgtatgcacctccctgccaaagcaaattccttgtctgtgtaaacattcatggcgaataaacccatTTCTGATTTCTGATTTCTGATAGCTCATGAGTCAATTACGCCTAATCAAAGGAAAAAGGACTAACCCCATGGGAGCACTTTTGCATAAGCGGAGGAAAGGACAGCAAAATTCATTACACACATTAACCAAAAAGAAACAGAAAGCCACCAACCTTAGGCTACATTTTAAATAAACTAGCTGCTAGCATGTGCTAGCATCTCTCTTCCAGTTCTTCAATATGTCTAATCCCTTGCTTTGATGACTGTGCAGTGTGGACACACAAGGCTTGGCTCCGGCCTGCCATGTCGTATCCTCAAGGGCCCACGTGCGCCTCAAACACACCAAATTTCACACTGAATTAGCCACAGCGGCTGGTGCAGGGAGATATTGATTTTCCGAGCGACTTGAGAGGAGAGTAAGGAAAACACAGAATTTGGGATGGGGtatggggggtgtggagggtaaGGGCGGGGAGTGTGagggatgggtggggggggggggagcggggcaAGGAAATACATTGGGACCCAAGCTGATATGAGTCTCTGCACTTTTGGCTTATGTTTCTCATACCGAACATCTGATACTTTTTACAcgttcctcccatctctctctttctccctcttcttctcaacctctctctctctcaaattctTTTGCTTGGTCCACTTTGTCTTTTTATATCTCCTCCAACGCTTCAGGAAAAGGTCTGATCCGTTCCGAAGTACGCTGGCGCAGGGAGTTTGAGGCTAAATGCACTGATCCgactccccacctcctcccacacatCTGAGTCAACTGAGAGACAATGAAGGCAACCAGCTGGTTCCTGCCTAGCTGAAACAATACATACTGCATAATCAACTAGCCTCTGGAGAACTGTTGTTTAGCCAGTTCATATATCATGGTTGAGTTGCAATGAacaagaggaagaaaaaggaaTAAGAGAAAAACAAGTCGACTATGGGTCTTGGTGATGGTTCGAAGCTGTCTCAAGTTCTGCCTTGCAATTTGTATTCCTTTTTCTGTTTACATTGGCTGCCTATAGAAGACTATGTATATAGGCCGTGAACTGTGTATGGAAGCTATGCTTATTGGTACTACGTTTTGGTGAGAGACTGTGGTGGGGAGAGCTGCATGGGACAGGGTCAGTTTGGTTTACCTTGCCGTTGCAGGGCTGCTGGGATAGCTCGGAGGAGCACCAAAGGTGAGCTCCTAGCTTGCAGGCTTTACAGCGCAGCGCCTGTTTGGAGTTTCCTGCAAACGCACACATCAAGGAAACCCACGTTAAAGAAGAGCGGAAAAACGAGTATTAGCAGCATCCTGTGCAATAAGAAGTACCAGTGCATACTGTGAAGAATCAAGAACAACTATTCATAATGATTGCATTACATGGGCTTCAATTGTAGCTCCGCTTGGATGCCTTAACAAGATGTTCCACAGATAGACAGCTTTgactttagctagctactgacCATCTGGGTTTACAATGGGATGCATGTAAGACTCATGGTTTGAAGATTGCTAATGTATGTTTGAACACAGTAGTAGACAACAAATCTTGTCACCATTGTCCCCATTGATCATGTGTTTGCACTGTACTGCGAAACACATTGCTGCATGCTGTTACTATACACTACCGTCCCTTCGACTCTATGATGGCAGGACCAGGGTGGAAGCGAATGGCCCACTGTGTTGTGCCTGAGCCTTCAGAGGACCCACCCTGGATCATGTGCCTGAGCCTTCAGAGGACCTACCCTGGATCATGTGCCTGAGCCTTCAGAGGACCTACCCTGGATCATGTGCCTGAGCCTTCAGAGGACCTACCCTGGATCATGTGCTTGAGCCTTCAGAGGACCTACCCTGGATCATGTGCTTGCACTGCTGACAGCAAGTGGGCCGGCGGAACACATGCTCCTGGAAACAGTGGGTTTTGCTGGGCTGAGACAGGGCCTGGACGTGGGCCTTGGAGGACGTCGAGAGGGAGGGGCTGACGGAGGGCGAGTGGGATGAGAGCGAAGGGTTGGGACTGATGGACGGCGAGATGGACGGCGAGCGGTCGGCGGCCGGAGCGGACTCCTGCGGCGAGGGCTCGGTGATGAGGGCCGAGGGGAGGCGGGCTTCGCCGTTCCGCTGGAAGAAGTTGTCCACGCTTTTACTGCGCATCACCGACTTGAAGGAGAGGGAACGCTTCAGTCTCTGGAGCTGTGGACCAAAGAAAATGGTTTTGTTTGACATTGGAGTAGAAATGCtcctatatatacagtataccaTGGTGCTTTTATTCACAATGGTAACTAAATCTGTACAATTACTAAGCTTTTTAGGAAAAAAATTCTCCACAGAAAATGACACATTTGTGGCTTAGAGGACTTCCAAGACATTAGCCAAGGGTTTAAGGGTTTTCCTCAAAACTGGAAAAAACTAAGAAATATCGATATCCTGTATATTAAAACAATATTGTAATTTCTGGCAATGAAGATGAACAGAATTCCAATCTATAGATCAAGTAACTGGTCAAGTAACTGGTCAAGTAGCTGGTCAAGTAACTGGCGTCCGATGTTAAGTGCTTCCATCAGCCTGCTTATGCCCTCTGGTTGACCTTCACCTGCCAGACTTGGCATCTCCTCTTTCATCTTCTGCTTTTCTCCTTCTCCGTTTGGATCAGAAATGTGCTGTTCCCAGCAAATCTTGGCAACTCAATATCCCTTAAAATTCCGATTTGATTAGTTTTATTGAGCGGCCTGCCCCCCCACACTTGAGGCATTGATGCACAACAAAGACAGTGTTTATATTTCACTCAGCCTGCCCCACtaccaccccccctcacccttccGTTTCCTGCGGACTTGCCAGGAACTGCTCTTGGCCGCAATAATGAGATGTCACTAATGACAACAGATTACGGGGAGTTGGAGGCAATGAGCTCCAATATTTGGTGATAATAAGAGCCACCGACCTAAGAACCAACTGAACATGAGGCGTGAGGGTGAGCCGCCAGTGAGTGCTATACAGTggaaaccaaaacaaaacagttaGTTTCATGTTTCAGTTTTATCATTATTAGACACGATTTGGGGAACATATGTTTTGTTTCTCTGCATGattgttgtgtctgtgttgtacaaaatgtgtgtgtgcgtgtgtgtgtgtgtgtgcgcttgggTGTGCCATCTCCTAGTGTGTCTGTAGCATCTGTATATTTTCTCAGCACCTGGGAGAAATTAATGTAGCCTGTGTGCGCTTCTTCTTGGAAAGGATCATCAACAATGTTGAGTAGGTTCCTCTTTTCTTCCCTAAAGCCATGGATTCACTAACGCCAATTAGCTTGAGTGATGAAAAGAGCTCTCTCTGTTGACCCATTAGTGAGTGTCTCTTGCAAGTGTTTTTCTTGGGGGAGCTGTAGCCATGCTCGCTTTAATGTCTTTTTTCAGGTTGACTGGTGGTCTAATCAAACAGGCTATTTCATTTTCCTTTCCACCACAATGCGTGCCCCCATTTGACCTTGGTAATCTATTTCAAGCTCTTCCCAGTCTACTGATTTTTATTGCTGCTTTTATTTATTCTTTTCATCTGTGAACTTCTAAAAGACATTTTGGTCACAACGACCTGAGTAAACCTCAAGCCAATGTCCTTTCTGAGACGCAGTTGCCTGCTGTCTCTTTAGCCTCGCACAAAGAGCTGGATCACAGGCCTCCTGTAAAACACCTGCATACATATTCAACTGTCTCTAATGAATAACCGCCATGACAGCGCAGTTAAGTACCTCCGCGTATTAATGTTGACGCAGTTGTGAATTCCATCAGGGTTAATCACCAGACTGTTAGGTCTGCATTATTCAGCAATCTCTCCTTAATTCCACGGGTCTTTGGTTTGGGCTAAAGTGCTGTCACATTTATGCAGAGGCAGTGGGTAAAGCACAGTGGCTGCTCCCATCCTGTGCAGAGATACCAGCTGTGAACAAGAGGGCACAGTGACAGACAGGCTCCTCCCATGGGCTCCTTCACACCTTGGCACCAGCCCCCCAGAGAGCCCGAGGCATCTGACTCATAACCGCCGTAGTGTTCAGCGTTCACACGGGGGCCCAGGGGTGCGTGGATgcgttgaggggggggggggggtttgttcaGGGGGAGGTTGGGGGTGTCGGGTGTGAgctgaggtgtggaggtgtcaGGGGTGTGGTGGTGCTCGTGTGATGACGAGTGCAGCTTGAACTTTGTGGGGGTGCCTATTCGTGAGCCGAAAGAGAAACATGCCTGCCACTTCAATTTGCCTCGATGCCCATTGTCTgtccaaccccaacccccccccccccaccccccaaccccccccacccccccacccccacaaaaACGAATGGGACAAAAGCAGGCCCCTTGGGGACCGCCAACCTTGTCAATCCCAACAGTGCTCCTTTGCTCTGCTATCTCTCCCTCAGGTGCTGTAGAATCTATTTATGGCTCCCAAACCCAGAGCCCCATCTCTCTTTGAACAACTGACAGCAATTAGCCTAACAGACAGAGTGAGCAGGCgatagggaaagagacagagcaggagagggagaaagatagcAGTAATGCCACAAtgaaggggaaagagaaagtgtgggggagacagaatgagagagagagagatagatagaaagagagagagttaacaGAGAGGCGAGGTGAGACAACAAGAAGACTAGGCTGGGAAATATTTCCTCCCTGttttctccccttcccctctgaGAACCCAAACAATGCACCCgaccctgttcccccccccccgtgagaTGGGCCGACAgtgccagagcagagcagacgtCCCGGCCTTGTACTCTGCCTGTTTGAAGACCTGTGCTGCACAAGAGATGTTTTGTGGTGCTATTTATAGCCCGGTTGTGAGATGCATGGATAAATTAATGATTACAGGGAGAGGTGTTGTTCACATGGCATGCCTAGGAATGGTGAGGTTTCAAGATACTAGGAAACTGCTGCCAACACAAACTGGCTTTATAAAAATCTCTTTATAGCGACTATCCCAGTAACAGGTAgaggagattttttttttttttttttttgggggggggggggggggattgtgtcTGTTTCAAGTGATGATACTGTCAAGAAATAATATTCCTTATTAAATGGTGCTGCATCTGACAGAACTTCTTAGACAGTTCATGACTGATATGGCTGAATGGAACAAATTCGCAAGCACAGATCCAATCCGTGCTTAGTTCGAAGATGTCATGAAAAGGGGATGTTTCACAGGAATGGCTCATAGTTTGTGGAGAGCTAGTCCAGTCTATGAGACAAGTGGAAGGGTTTCCGCTTGTGGAGGGCCTTCATATTCTAGAATTGTTCATGTGTCTTACTATTCTAGGTTGGTCTTTATTTAGCACAGAATTGCCTTCTATAATGAGCTGTTCATATGTTAGCATGTTGGTTGTCGGAGAGTGTTGTGGGTGAAGAACATGCAGATCCAAATACAGCAGTTTAGAAGGCTTATCTCTTTCGTAAGCAGCTTAAGCAATTAGCACGAGGTAACAGCAATGTTGGGTGTTTAATGTCGTTGGAATACAGAAACATTCATCAATCTGCGAATGGGCGACTGgctgggtgaggggaggggatatgTCACCAAATCTTCTCATGGCTTTCACACCCAGGAACACAGatgggtgcacacacacctcctatgAGCTTAGGTCCAAGTCTGCTAAGGAAAGGCCACGTATTCTATTGTACTATTGTGGGATGTTAGTGTCATCACACAACCCATTCACTTTTAAACTTCAACCTCACGTCAATACTTCTTTCAAAATGATATGTCATCCGATCTAGTTTCAATTTGGAATATGAATTCAAAAGGTATGCTTTTAGAATATAGAAACATTTATATATCATGGGATATGCTGTATGCATTCAACACAACTCTTCAAAAGAAAGATATATAATGAAtctgtttttttctgtgtgtgccaGCCTTTAAACCTGCCCACTCTATTGTTACAATTCCCCCCACCTTGTAAAGAACATCCCAACTCAGCTCTATTCTGTAATCAAACCACAAAAGGTCACTTCTGTTTATCCATCTGTTTTCAGTCTTCACGCTGACTGTGCAAAGACCTTTCTAGGTCAGAGTCACCTTTTAAATATTGTCATTATGAGCATAATAGAGActatttttttgttattgaattACTAAATTGAGCTTTTCTCCTCTAACGCCACCcttgctgtgtgctgtgaatgaaGTAACCTTTATGCTGGAGCTCAACCTTTatgctggagagaaagaggagaaaccAGATATCACGTATACTAGCAGGAGAcgagaagggaaggagaaaaCGTTTGTCGGAACTGCAGCATGTGTTTCGTATCTCCCTTCCATCGCCTCATTATTTCCTTACCAGTGTGTCTCTATTTccagcatctctctctgccttctctcGTTTCCTGTCTTCATATCATTTGCGTTCTCTGGATCGCTCTCTacccttttcctcctccctctccctccgctcCCCGTctaccttccctccctctctactttTACCATGCTCTGGTGAGCGTCCCCTGTTGCTGTCCTTAAGGACACCTCCAACCTGCCAAAATCCCAGCGAGCCGTCCCTAGCAAATCACTATCCTGGGATTTAGAGaggttgaggaggagagaaggtgaggagaaagaccaggaggggaaggggaaggcaGGGAgcaaaacaggagagagagatggagggacgaggagagagagaacaacagatAGACTAGGTGGAAGAACAGATAAACGTGGGTTTGGATTCACGGCTAaaaaaggagaaggagacatTGGGATGGAAGGACATGGAACTGACCGAGTTGGTAAATGTTTCACAAAGAAACAAGGAAAGGGTTGAGATAACGGGACACAATCAAGCGAGCAGCTAAATAGAGTTCGATACAGAGGCAGGCCGGCATCATAACTTTTTCCCTCATAAAAGTGTCTCTGTGTTCATTGCTGAACTGATGGGCCGTGTAAAGAGGGCCTGGTACTCTGCACGATCAGCAATTTCACCAGCTCCACCAGCTCATAAAAGAAACTAAGTACGAAAGAAAGAGACTCAACATAATCAACCCAGCCTTCAGAATGTAAAAAAGAGAAGTGGAGAAACGATTGGTTTTGGAGCCCAAAGAAGGTAAAGTACATATCCATTAACTTTCTCACAGTCTTACTTTGAGAGGGGCACTAAAGGCCAGCGGGCTCACCTGAGAAAGCTATGAGAAGGACAGAGTGGTAAGCAAGAGAACCAGCCGGAAAGGTGAGACCGGAGGAGAtccagagaagagaaagagagggagtgatgcagaaagacagaggacggaaaagaaagagagaaatgtagGCTGAGGAAGAGCGAGCatgcgagacagagagagaacagagaggcaCAGCATGAAAGACGGATGATTCTTCCAGCCTGTGGCAACACAAAACCCTTCtcatccattctctctctctttctctccctccattttccCCTCATTCTTTTGGAAAGGGAACACGGCTGCCAGGGTCTTGGCAGAGAGAGCAACATGGAGTGGAGGCTTTTGTTTGCTTTCCGCTGTTGTCTTGTCCAGCCAGCGTTTCATCTGAGTGATGACCCAGCTCCAAGCCAGACAAGAGAAACATCTGTTACCTGATTAAGTCATAAATTCTCTCCCCTGCCCACCCTCCGCCCCAGCCCCGACCAACAGCAGACCCTCCCATCCTAGCGGCacgcggggagggggggggggatgtgtggcTTGGGGTGCGTTGGGGTTGATGTGCCTGtttgctgttaacgtttcagcTGGAGGAGATGTTTGTTGGTTGTATAGCTGAGACTCAAGATACGtcttttctggattttttttactgtttcaAATCTGTACACTTCCATTTCACTTGAATAAATACGATCATGTGAGACTGTGAAAAAATGTGACTTTACAATATAAACTGCCTACACTCACACTATTTCACTGAGAAAATAGACTTTCCAGGGAACGTACATAATGTGAGTGATAATTAGTAACCGGAACATGTTTTTGAACATGCCACACTAAGGGCTATGATCCATTGATCTACAACAGAGCAAGTTGACATAGTGAACCTCTTTTAATCCCTTTAACTTCCATTGCACATAATCCTGGGATTTTAGGACAGGGGCATCCAGTGATAGTTTGGGTGCTTGGAGAGAGGAAGCAAAGCTTCTCTGTTCAAGTACAAACCTTTGGGATGACCAGGTCCAGTCTGGCCCTTGAGCTTTGTCTACcagttcatctcacacacatacacacacacacacacatacacatcctcgcagacacacacagacaaacatacaaCACAGTAACGACAACACTTTGTGGTTACATTCTACATTCCTCCTGTTATAGATATTTTCTGAAAAAAGGCTATATATTTCCTGGTTTTGATGCTATACTTTAGGACTTCAGGAGATAATCTGTGACTATTATCACCTGTAATACTATCACTCATGGGTGTCATGTGTCAAcatcaggggcggatctagagatgtTCATTTGgtgtggcaatggggtggcagaaggaagttgttgggtggcctcaaacccaaagtaggggggttcagacagtactccctatggtaaatgattaggctagaacactgtagtttaaattaaacagtaacattaatattatttattgaaatgttctgtaatgtacaaataatattttttcatgGGAAggttgaggttcatgttgtttaattgtaacttgtttcactacatgctcttatggttcttccctttgggacagttttttcacaatgtatgcttcatgttttggctacccgcaaagtttggggctattttgttgttatgatcagagacctatgcacttttgtaaagctctctcttggaagtcactttggataaaagtgtctgctaaatgcattttaaaaaattggggtggcagtattttttacgggggtggcagctgccacccccttgccaccccttagatttTCCACTGGTCAACATTAGTTTGACATTTCTATGGATTCACTACATTTGATACTACATACTGAATCAACCTCTCACCTTACACAACCCTTGAGTAGTCTGCAAGGATCACCATGCAGAGGCTGTGCTGAGCCTAATAGGGTTACATAAGTGTACTGTTGCTTGTAACTTGTTGTCCCCTGTTCTTAACACGGGGTCTTCGACTACAATGATATATAAAACTCATGTCAAGAACATTCTTAGCAATTCACAGGGGAGTTAGGGGGTAGCAGGTAGAGCGAGTTCCTTACCTTTGTTTCGGGCTGTATAGGCACCGTTCCCAGTGAACGCTGGAGGTCCCGGTCTCGATTCTGTGgttcattttctttttcactAATTTCCGTCATCATGTGTCAGAAAAACACTTTATCGTTTGCAAATATGAGGTTAGACGTCAATATCTCTTTTTATTTATCTCTTCGAAAGCTTTAGTTGGTATGGTGTCATGTAATGCCTGTGCATTACGTTACAAACACGCATCAAACGTACAATAAGAACAATATCCCTACTGTAAAAAAAGAATGGGCTATTATTTCTTTTCAATACCTCAATTAACAGGAGGGGTCGAGCTGCGATGTTGCATGCgtgaaataaatgaaatatcCAGTGCTTCACGCTCTTATATATCCTCTC
This DNA window, taken from Hypomesus transpacificus isolate Combined female chromosome 13, fHypTra1, whole genome shotgun sequence, encodes the following:
- the LOC124476087 gene encoding SH3 and cysteine-rich domain-containing protein 2-like; translation: MMTEISEKENEPQNRDRDLQRSLGTVPIQPETKLQRLKRSLSFKSVMRSKSVDNFFQRNGEARLPSALITEPSPQESAPAADRSPSISPSISPNPSLSSHSPSVSPSLSTSSKAHVQALSQPSKTHCFQEHVFRRPTCCQQCKHMIQGNSKQALRCKACKLGAHLWCSSELSQQPCNGKTGAFKRNFSSPLLTNDMLGVVKEAPTAQESGKACVDPVYEALRYGTSLAQQSRSNFSSIFESPCHEDDTFDEGLESQTIAEEESVPGNLTPPESEKADSEDRVSLKTPKRIEVHSIHTYVALYKFLPQEKNDLELQPGDRVQVIDDSNEDWWKGKSKEKVGFFPANFVQRVRPGERVWRVTEGFHGKREKGQMTVKESQICVGKNEDTDEYLRLSSGKKKGLVPSKYLLEI